The following are from one region of the Mixophyes fleayi isolate aMixFle1 chromosome 7, aMixFle1.hap1, whole genome shotgun sequence genome:
- the LOC142097246 gene encoding nucleoside diphosphate kinase — translation MAANCEQTFIAVKPDGVQRGLIGEIIKRFEQKGFRLVALKFQQASKDLLKKHYSDLKDRPFYNGLVEYMCSGPVAAMVWEGLNVVKTGRVMLGETNPADSKPGTIRGDFCIQVGRNIIHGSDSVESAKKEIALWFKPEELCAYKSCAHTWVYED, via the exons ATGGCTGCCAACTGTGAGCAAACCTTCATCGCCGTCAAGCCCGATGGGGTCCAGCGAGGTCTTATTGGGGAGATAATCAAGCGCTTTGAGCAGAAAGGGTTCCGCCTGGTGGCCTTGAAGTTCCAACAG GCCTCCAAGGATCTTCTGAAGAAGCATTACAGTGACCTTAAGGATCGCCCCTTCTACAATGGACTGGTGGAGTATATGTGCTCGGGGCCTGTAGCTGCCATG GTCTGGGAGGGGCTAAACGTGGTGAAGACTGGTCGTGTGATGCTGGGAGAGACTAACCCCGCTGACTCAAAGCCTGGCACCATCAGGGGAGACTTCTGTATACAGGTTGGCAG GAACATCATTCACGGCAGCGACTCGGTGGAAAGTGCCAAGAAGGAGATCGCCTTGTGGTTTAAGCCAGAGGAGTTGTGTGCCTACAAGAGTTGTGCCCACACTTGGGTGTACGAGGACTGA